In one Vibrio sp. CB1-14 genomic region, the following are encoded:
- a CDS encoding glutathione binding-like protein — translation MKLYDHSVTVSSKRLNLFLKEIGVTDIERVEVNVREGGNLAQSYQDKSVNGKVPLLELDDGTYLSETVAISRYFDEITPNDLNLFGASTLERAKVEMWNRIVEIDGIQNAFQAFRNLSGIYADRENCVEAWGEEAKHRVELFLPKLDKQLGQSKYVATDNYTIADISAYIFVFVAVNALKVDVFETSQNIKRWFDDVSSRPALQN, via the coding sequence ATGAAATTGTATGATCACTCGGTTACAGTCAGCTCGAAGCGCCTAAATCTATTTCTGAAAGAAATTGGTGTTACCGATATTGAAAGAGTGGAAGTGAATGTTAGGGAAGGGGGAAACCTAGCCCAAAGCTATCAGGACAAAAGCGTAAACGGTAAAGTACCATTGCTTGAGTTGGATGATGGCACTTACCTCAGCGAAACAGTAGCGATCAGTCGCTATTTTGATGAAATTACGCCGAACGATCTCAACTTATTTGGCGCTAGCACGTTAGAGCGAGCCAAGGTTGAAATGTGGAATCGCATTGTTGAAATTGATGGTATCCAAAACGCATTCCAAGCCTTTAGAAATCTATCGGGTATCTACGCCGACCGAGAGAATTGCGTTGAAGCATGGGGAGAAGAAGCGAAGCATCGAGTCGAGTTGTTCTTGCCTAAACTCGACAAGCAGTTGGGTCAGTCTAAGTACGTAGCGACAGACAATTACACCATCGCAGACATCAGTGCCTATATTTTTGTTTTTGTAGCGGTCAATGCGCTCAAGGTTGATGTATTTGAGACCAGCCAGAACATCAAGCGTTGGTTTGATGATGTGTCTTCTCGTCCAGCTCTACAAAACTAA
- a CDS encoding type 1 glutamine amidotransferase domain-containing protein → MVLTSHSRMGETEHKTGFWLEEFAAPYYVFKDAGLHITLCSPAGGHPPIDPISQLDEQQTPATQRFEADEVAKTHLTNTLRLVEVREADYDAVFYPGGHGPLWDLTCDPDSVTLIDDFYSAHKPIGVVCHAAGVLINAANEDESPMVEGKQVTGFSNSEEQAVGLTDIVPFSLQDELVKRGASFSKAPNWQEYVVVDDLLVTGQNPASSEAAAKALIKLLLTD, encoded by the coding sequence ATGGTTCTAACATCACATAGTCGGATGGGAGAGACTGAACATAAAACTGGCTTTTGGCTTGAGGAGTTTGCCGCGCCTTACTATGTGTTCAAAGATGCCGGCTTGCATATCACCTTATGTTCACCCGCTGGTGGCCACCCTCCAATTGACCCAATTAGCCAACTAGACGAGCAGCAAACTCCCGCCACTCAACGTTTCGAAGCTGATGAGGTCGCGAAAACCCATCTGACTAACACCTTACGCTTGGTTGAAGTCCGAGAGGCCGATTATGATGCGGTGTTTTATCCGGGCGGTCACGGCCCGCTTTGGGATCTCACCTGTGATCCAGACTCTGTCACACTGATTGATGACTTTTATAGTGCTCACAAACCGATAGGGGTTGTCTGCCATGCGGCTGGTGTACTCATTAATGCCGCCAATGAAGACGAATCCCCAATGGTTGAAGGTAAACAGGTCACCGGCTTTAGTAACAGCGAGGAGCAAGCCGTTGGATTAACAGATATTGTGCCTTTTTCGCTGCAAGATGAACTTGTAAAGCGTGGTGCGAGCTTCTCAAAAGCACCAAACTGGCAAGAGTACGTTGTCGTTGACGACCTGCTCGTGACTGGTCAAAACCCAGCCAGTTCTGAAGCCGCAGCAAAAGCGCTGATAAAACTACTGTTAACCGACTAA
- a CDS encoding sugar O-acetyltransferase: MSTRTEREKMLAGEPYLAWDEELLSARVKCRHTLKKLNDSIPNTPEWKEAQEALIPNRKGNLYLEPPFRCDYGENIHAGKNFYANFNCVILDVNVVEIGDNVLFAPNVQIYTAGHPLDVKGRVEEEVEFGLPIKIGNNVWIGGGAIVCPGVTIGDNAVIGAGSVVTKDIPANTLAVGNPCRVIKQINND; encoded by the coding sequence ATGTCGACAAGAACAGAACGAGAAAAAATGCTGGCAGGTGAGCCTTATCTAGCTTGGGATGAAGAGCTATTATCTGCGCGAGTTAAGTGCCGTCATACACTAAAGAAACTCAACGATAGTATTCCGAATACGCCTGAGTGGAAGGAAGCGCAAGAAGCGTTGATCCCAAACCGTAAAGGCAACCTATATCTTGAGCCGCCATTTCGCTGCGACTATGGTGAAAACATCCATGCTGGCAAGAACTTCTACGCTAACTTCAATTGCGTGATTCTAGATGTCAATGTGGTCGAAATTGGAGACAACGTATTGTTTGCACCAAATGTTCAAATATATACGGCAGGTCATCCGTTAGATGTAAAAGGCCGCGTTGAAGAGGAAGTTGAATTTGGCTTACCAATTAAAATCGGCAATAACGTTTGGATTGGCGGAGGGGCGATCGTTTGTCCTGGTGTTACGATTGGCGACAATGCGGTCATTGGTGCAGGCAGTGTGGTCACCAAAGACATTCCGGCTAACACTCTCGCTGTAGGCAACCCGTGTCGAGTTATCAAACAAATCAATAACGATTAG